Within Sardina pilchardus chromosome 21, fSarPil1.1, whole genome shotgun sequence, the genomic segment TAAGTGTGTCCAGTTTCCTGCACTGGGCCTTGTGGGAGTCTTAAAGCCACAGTAGATTGTAAATAGAACTCAAAGGAAGCAATTAGGTCTCATGCTTCACCACATGTGTGTCCAGATGTCTGTTGTTTTTGGACTCGAATGTAGGGGCTTGCCAGAAGACGCTTTCTGCTATGTATATACCTCTCTGGGTAGTTGTTTGGGTTTCTAACATTTTGCAGTCTTgccagcagtacacacacacacacacacacacacacacacacacatacacacacacacacacacacacacacacacacacacacacacacaccatggacaAGGAGCCCTGACCTAAGCCAACACTTTGCATCTTGTGTTTGTGGTTTTAGGGAGAGGAGATTGGAGCCAACCCTGTCCAGGTGGAGACCGGAGAGGAGGCTTTTGATGAGGCCATCGACATCGAGGAAGTTGCCACCGAGAGTGAGTGTTTGACGTGGCATTGGCAAATAAACGTGCAAAGAAGGGAAATGTTTACAAAGATGAACTAGTATAACCAAGCAAAAATCATAACGCATACTTATTCTATAAATAAGTTTAAGACTTTGACACTTTTCTCAGGAAACCCACATTCACTGAAGCTAAAGGAGAGTTTTACAAAAAATGTCATATATTTTTGTCTAGTGAAATGTGACAATGATACACATTCACAGGGCAACGTAAGATTTACGAGAGTTTCAGGATTTGCTTTAGTTTTGTGTGCGAGAGACTTGTGTTGTTGAATTTCACTGTGGAGATTACATGGGCAGGACATGAAGCTGAGGGTAATGACAGGCTGTCGCCCCGTCGTCCGGGCAGACCTATGATTATGTCgcccataccatggcattacactGCCTGCCTGTGCCAGCCGCCATGTTGGAGCGGAGAAGCACTGAGAGGCCCCACAAAACCACGACATAACTCTGCAAGAAGAACATGGGATTGGGACAGGTTGCCCTTTCTGTGAGGTTTGGCGTCGAGTCAACATGTGCTTATGATGTCCTCCATTTCAGATCCCTGCCTCAACCACCACTGCAAGAAGGGAAAGGTGTGCGAGGTCGATGACACCAActcccccatgtgtgtgtgccaggaccCCACCACCTGCCCTGCTGCCGTCGGAGAGTTCGAGCATGTGAGTGTTGTGCACAGGACTAaatcacaaatacaccataGTTCAAGTTTCAGGGAAAAGAGCAGATGGAGGATCATTCTGTGAAGGATatgattattatttcaaatgaaAAACATTACTAACCTTGTCAGTGACTATAATGTTTTATTGACGTTGCTACATTTTGCATCAAATGTATTCCATGTATGATTCATGTTATGTCAACATTACGACATTAAGTTATTCTGCTTAGAATTAAATGCAATGTGTTTAATCTTTCACAGCAGTAGAATCAGCTTTGAATGCCACATTGTATCAAACTAAATATAGTTAGGAGGCTCTCTGTGACGGTCTTGATGGTAGGGTATTTATTTATAGAGCCTGTTTGGGTTTCATGCAGGTCTGCGGCACTGACAACAAGACCTACGACTCCTCCTGCCACTTCTTTGCCACCAAGTGCGCCCTGGAGGGAACCAAGAAGGGACACAAGCTGCACCTGGACTACATCGGACCATGCAAATGTACGTCACCTTACCTCATCACAGAGGGCTACGTGACAGCACAGCACTCCCCTGTTCGGCCCAGccttctcaacacacacatgcacacacacacgcacacacgcacggaggcatgcacgcacacacacacatacccaacaTCAAAAACATACAACTCACACAACCTAGAGCATAAAACCTTTTAatgccatcaacacacacacacacacagacacacacacacacacacacacacacacacacacacagacacacagagagagagagggagagaaagagaggcaccCAAGAAAAATCAACAGAATGTCAAAGGAAAGAAAGCTTTTTGGCCTTAGAGAATATTTAACATTTACAGCACTCACAGAGGCACCCCTTACATCCAACATGTCAGCCAGTGGAAGGAATCCAGGGATCGCCAGAGAGCTTTTAGGGAATGGTGATGGATGGCTTCTGAGCTAAGACTGTCCCTCTGGGCGGGACCCCGGGCCAAGAAAACATGGCATGGCAGGCCCAAGCTTGCTGCCCGATGCTCAGCTGCCGAGGCCTCAGATAGTCCTGCTGAATGCCTCCATCCAGTCCATTCCAAGCCCCATAAGACTGTGTGAGAGATAACTCCGGGGCAGAAGGGTTCAAAATCAGTTGAAGTTGAAAATTGCAATGCTTAACTGTGGGCTACGGAATGTCATAGCCACAAGTGCCTGTTTTCGTCAGCTTGATAGATGGAGACAGAGTGGTGACAACACTGAGTGACTTTTCAATTAGTGACGCACTGACACCAAAAACACTGACACGAGTACTGAGCCAAGGAAGTGAAAATCTGACGCTCCGAGGCAAAGACATCCTCCACATAATGTGAATGGCAGCAGACAGCGAGCTCATGTCTTTGGTTGCCAGTTGAAGCCTGTACTGGATGTCTTTTGCATTCCTGCTACAAAGacaacatgcacacagcatGAATGTCAGGAGGTTCTGATCTGATGTCTTTTCTTTGTCCGATCCGTGATGGATATGTTGTCAAGAGACAGTGAGCTACTGTTTTTttgaatgtgaaatgtgtttcatTCAAGATAACCTATACCCACAACATGAATTATAAAAGACAGTGAGCTAATGTCATTTGGTAGCTTTTCGAAAGGTTGATTTGAAATAGGTAAATAGGAAATAGGTGGTGCCTTTCTGAAGCttgatacattacattacattacattgcatttggctgacgctttttaaccaaagcgacttacaacatggtaaaaacatttaagctttagTTTTTAGAGGACTTctaaaaacaaattaaaacccacaataagtgcatcaacgAGTGTAATAAgagcatcaatgagtgtaattgTCTGTAGCAGTGCTATGCGAGGAGATGTGATCTGTGatgggtgtgttgtgttcttGCTGTTCCTGCAGTCATCGCTCCCTGCATGGAGACCGAGCTGAAGGAGTTCCCCCTGCGCATGAGGGACTGGCTCAAGAACGTCCTGGTGACCCTGTACGAGCGCGACGAGGACAACAACCTGCTCACCGAGAAGCAGAAGCTCAGAGTGAGTGCAGCAACAACACCACTGTTTCACAGCTTAGAGAGAAACAAGCTGTGAATATCACTCAAATTGTCATCCTTGATCTTTTTCACTACTTATGCTAATGTCTATTTGAataatttccctttggggacCAACACAGCTCGATTTCTCTTTCCACCTATGACACGCATCTATGTATTGATATCTTTATTTAAATATGTAATGTTTGAGTTTCTCTCGTCTGACAGGTGAAGAAGATCTACGAGAACGAGAAGAGGCTGCAGGCTGGAGAGCACTCCCTGGACCTCCTGGCCCTGGACTTCGAGAAGAACTACAACATGTACATCTTCCCCGTCCACTGGCAGTTTGGCCAGCTTGACCAGCACCCAGTTGATGGGTACGTTATAACCAGTTAAGGGGCCTGCATAGGTTATGGGGCTATGGTGTCGTCAACCTTATTGAACGGAGACTTGGGAAAGGACATCTCCTTGAAACCCCCTGAATTTATCCTCTGTTTACAGAAAATATCATCAAAAATGTTGATAAAAAGCATGATTACACACTTTTGCATATATTAGCATCAGTTTTCTTACTTAGGTGATTTATTTATGGAGTTAATTGGGACTAAATGTGCAAAATAACTGTAAGCATGCGTGGTATGTAGTGGGACAGTACCTTATAAGGCTTACATTCCCATTGGCtctcacaataataataaaaaaaggtgTTAGAGGACTAACGGTACAGTATTAGATTCTACATACCCAAACTCACCCTCTGTCCAAATTCTTCAGGGGAAAATATTTACACAAGAAATGGTTTGTACCTTTTCAAAAGAGCGCAGCGGACGCCTACTTCCTCCTGCCCTGCTGTTTTATGACTGCCTCTAAACATGCTCCATGTGTAAAACTTGCTCTAAGGggattttctctgtgtgtgtgtatgtgtgtgtgtgtgtgtgtgtgtgtgtgtgtgtgttagataccTGACCCACACAGAGCTGTCCCCCCTCCGTGCCCCTCTGATCCCCATGGAGCACTGCACCACCAGCTTCTTCGACATGTGCGATGCCGACAACGACAAATACATCGCCCTGGAGGAGTGGGCCCAGTGCTTCGGCCTGAAAGAGCGTGAGTGCAGCCGTGATCTAAATGAGCCTCCACTTCTGAACAAatcatctcattctctctgtccacctctctatttatctagactatctatctatctctatctc encodes:
- the sparc gene encoding SPARC, producing the protein MRVWIVFLLCLAGKAMAAPTEEAVAVDTVVEEEPIMEEEPIMEEEPIMEEEEVIVEEAKEIGANPVQVETGEEAFDEAIDIEEVATENPCLNHHCKKGKVCEVDDTNSPMCVCQDPTTCPAAVGEFEHVCGTDNKTYDSSCHFFATKCALEGTKKGHKLHLDYIGPCKFIAPCMETELKEFPLRMRDWLKNVLVTLYERDEDNNLLTEKQKLRVKKIYENEKRLQAGEHSLDLLALDFEKNYNMYIFPVHWQFGQLDQHPVDGYLTHTELSPLRAPLIPMEHCTTSFFDMCDADNDKYIALEEWAQCFGLKEQDVDKDLVI